The Procambarus clarkii isolate CNS0578487 chromosome 91, FALCON_Pclarkii_2.0, whole genome shotgun sequence region TACTtattttcttcattttttttacaaTGTACTTGTTAACGTTTttcaattttgctacaaattacatACTTAAAATTATCAGTTAGATTAAggagctgcccgaaacgctatgcgagttagtggctttacgagaatgtaaaaacatcaatgctatgtactctcataacccCATTGTACCTCCTTGaacatatgtaaataaataaataaataaataaataaataaataatattgggGTAGTGGGGTAGCACAAGATGCTGGGCTGGATACGGTGTGACTGAAGCACAGGGAAGGAAACTATAAGGATGAGATTACATACTTTTGGGTTATACTTGTGAATAAGGTATAGGTTGGACAATTGTTTAATCCgtcaccggtcggccgagcggacaccacgctggacttgtggtcctgggttcgatcccaggcgccggcgagaaacaatgggcagagtttcattcaccctatgcccctgttacctagcagtaaaataggtacctgggtgttagtcagctgtcacgggctgcttcctgggtgtggaggcctggtcgaggaccgggccgcggggacactaaaatgccccgaaatcatctcaagataaccttaagataacgtcacggagtgagttccatagactgggtcctgtCATTTGCGtgaagtgtttgcacagatttaggctGACTCTTGACTATATATTCGGTAGAAGAATCAAATCTGGGGCCCACTGCAGTCATTACCATTTTATtcacatatatatgaataaatgtaTAATTTTGTGTAACAGACTTACCAAGTGTGTACCGACAGGTGTGGTGGGCGACAGTTGTGGTGGCTGCGGGTGCGGGTGCCCAACCCGACGCAGGCTACGGCCTCCCGCCAAGTTACTCCTACGGCAAGCAACCCGCCAACGTACCCGACCCACACTTCCAAAAAGTCTACGAGCTTATCTACCCATACTACCAGAGGTAAGACGACTTATTCTACCGTATTACCAGAGGTAAGACGACTTATTCTACCGTACTACCAGAGGTAAGACGACTTATTCTACCGTACTACCATGAGTAAAACAACTTATTCTACTATACTACTGGAGGTAAGATGATCTTGTGTACCTTATAATCGGAGATCAGAGAACCTTATCTACCTTGCTACAAGAGGCAAGACTAACACAGTGGAACTCACAATGGTACACACAATGGAGGACACAATGGGACACCGTGTCCCATTCTACCGTATGGGTACAATGACATTCTACCTACTACTACACAATTACagccccctttcaaagctggagaaattgctgacccggAGATTGATTGATTTTGATCGTTGCCGCCGGAGgctgatagtttattgtgcaccccatactcatcctgtgagcggtagcgcaaaagcattacagagggcacaaaaggtctttatcagacctcatcttagattattacataaacaatttcatctatccttcacaccttatagttatacTGTCAGCtagttggagccggtcggccgagcggacagcacactgggcttgtgatcctgtggtcctgggttcgatcccgggcgctgccgagaaacactgggcagagtttctttcaccctatgcccctgttacctagcagtaaaataggtacctgggtgttagtcagctgtcacgggctgcttcctgagggtggaggcctggtcgaggaccgggccgcggggacactaaagccccgaaataatttcaagataacctcaagatagttacagagaaagtgctatttcaagagctatatatttacagtaagtcatgatacattaatggtaagtcttatcgctaatacataatagtttgaccaatggagatattacagagtcataggggagcttctatttattattagtcctcacaatacactacttgtttctgaatctcatatggagagcgtgcagagatcctttactgctaggatccactcagtaaaacatttaaactcttgggaccgactaaagagcctaaatctgtattctcttgagcgcaggcgggagagatacataataatttacacatggaaaatattagaggggctggtcccaaacctgcacacaaaaataacaccacatgagaccagaagacatggcaggatgtgcagaatacccccgttgaaaagcagaggtgcaacaggtactctgagaaagaactctatcaacatcagaggcccgagactgttcaacacgcttccactacacataaggggcataactgaccgacccctcacagtgttcaagagagaactatcaacatcagaggcccgagactgttcaacacgcttccactacacataaggggcataactgaccgacccctcacagtgttcaagagagaactatcaacatcagaggcccgagactgttcaacacgcttccactacacataaggggcataactggccgacccctcacagtgttcaagagagaactggacatacgtgcctggttgatacctggttgatggggttctgggagttcttctactccccaagcccggcctgaggccaggcttgacttgtgagagtttggtccaacaggctgttgcttggagcggcccgcaggcccacatacccaccacagcctggttggtccggcactccttggaggaataaatctagtttcctcttgaagatgtctacggttgttccggcaatatttcttatgcatgctggaaggacgttgaacagccgcggatctctgatgtttatacagtgttctctgattgtgcctatggcacctctgctcttcactggttctattctgcattttcttccatatcgttcactccagtacattgttattttactgtgtagatttggtacttggccctccagtatcttccaggtgtatattatttgatatctctctcgtcttctttctagtgagtacatttggagagctttgagacgatcccaataatttaggtgctttattgcgtctatgcgtgccgtatatgttctctgtattccctctatttcagcaatctctcctgctctgaagggggaagtgagtactgagcagtactcaagacgggacaacacaagtgacttgaagagtacaaccattgtgatgggatccctggatttgaaagttctcgtaatccatcctatcatttttctggctgtcgcaatatttgcttggttatgctccttaaacgttaggtcgtcagacattattattcccaaatcctttacatgctgttttcctactatgggtacatttgattgtgttttgtactctgtattatgtttaaggtcctcatttttaccgtacctgagtacctggaatttatcactgttaaacatcatgttattttctgatgcccagtcgaaaactttattaatatcagcttgaagtttttcaatgtcttcagccgagataattttcatactgatttttgtgtcatctgtatGCCATACGTAGACAAGAGACTATTCATCACCCCCATATACAACACAGCCAAAAAAGTCTCTGAAACCGTTATATACTCTCAACAATCAGATATTATGTCGCCCCACTctactctcctctcattatattaCCCGGTAATCTATCCCTACCTGTGCatagggttcaaccactgcaaattacctcaagcctatcatcaccccagcaaaaatctgctatcagaactataacggGGTTTCTTATCCTCTCTGAGCTGTCTTCAAGCCCCTTGGCCGCCTCTGTCGTCCTCTTCTCTGACTTGTGTGTCGTGGTTAGAACAGGCGCCCAAACTTCTTGGTACACCAAGCACCTCGTCCACTCGCTGGACATAACCTGCTGCAGGTCGCACAAGCTCCCAGGCACGTCAGCTGTCATGGCTCCAAGACGCTGCTCCAGGGTATACTGTAAAGGTCCGTGTCAGCTGCCTCCTCTCTTCTACTGCTCTACTTGCCTCCACTAGTCGCTGCTCTCTACCTAGCCGAGACCAGTAGAATTTTCACCTTAAACTGAAGGGCGGCAAACTGAGCGTCTCCCCTTTGACCTCCCACACACCAGTGAGGGTCCAGCCAATCCTCGAATGCCCCGACCTTACACGTCACGGCCGTACCTCCCTCCTATTGGCTAATGGTGACGTCATCCATCTCTTCATCTGATCACGTGTCGCTGTCGCCATCTTGCCCTCCTAGCTAAGATGTTGCTCTGTGCCCTAAAATGCCTCGAGCCAGGCATCTTTTCAGTACAATCTCTAGTTGACCCTGTAAACCCTGCCATACCTCCAGTGTCAGTCCGGAGAGTACCACATCCACGAGTACCTCACCAGAACACTGTATGCTAAGGTCTCACCCACGTTCATGCCACCTGGTCGTCCATACTAACCACCTGGTCGTCCACACTAACCACCAGGTCGTCCACACTAACCACCTGGTCGTCCACACTAGCCACCTGGTCGTCCACACTAACCAGCTGGTCGTCCACACTAACAATCAGGTCGTCCACACTAACCACCTGGTCGTCCACACTAACCACCTGGTCGTCCACACTAACCACCTGGTCGTCCACACTAACCACCTGATCGTCCACACTAGCCACCTGGTCGTCCACACTAACCAGCTGGTCGTCCACACTAACAATCAGGTCGTCCACACTAACCACCTGGTCGTCCACACTAGCCACCTGGTCGTCCACACTAGCCACCTGGTCGTCCACACTAACCAGCTGGTCGTCCACACTAACAATCAGGTCGTCCACACTAACCACCTGGTCGTCCACACTAACCACCTGGTCGTCCACACTAACCACCTGGTCGTCCACACTAACCACCTGGTCGTCCATACTAACCACCTGGTCGTCCACACTAACCACCAGGTCGTCCACACTAACCACCTGGTCGTCCACACTAGCCACCTGGTCGTCCACACTAACCAGCTGGTCGTCCACACTAACAATCAGGTCGTCCACACTAACCACCTGGTCGTCCACACTAACCACCTGGTCGTCCATACTAACCACCTGGTCGTCCACACTAACCACCAGGTCGTCCACACTAACCACCTGGTCGTCCACACTAGCCACCTGGTCGTCCACACTAACCAGCTGGTCGTCCACACTTACAATCAGGTCGTCCACACTAACCACCTGGTCGTCCACACTAACCACCTGGTCGTCCACACTAACCACCTGGTCGTCCACACTAACCACCTGATCGTCCACACTAGCCACCTGGTCGTCCACACTAACCAGCTGGTCGTCCACACTAACAATCAGGTCGTCCACACTAACCACCTGGTCGTCCACACTAACCACCTGGTCGTCCACACTAGCCACCTGGTCGTCCACACTAACCAGCTGGTCGTCCACACTAACAATCAGGTCGTCCACTCTAACCACCTGGTCGTCCACACTAACCACCTGGTCGTCCACACTAACCACCTGGTCGTCCACACTAACCACCTGGTCGTCCATACTAACCACCTGGTCGTCCACACTAACCACCAGGTCGTCCACACTAACCACCTGGTCGTCCACACTAGCCACCTGGTCGTCCACACTAACCAGCTGGTCGTCCACACTAACAATCAGGTCGTCCACACTAACCACCTGGTCGTCCACACTAACCACCTGGTCGTCCACACTAACCACCTGGTCGTCCACACTAACCAGCTGGTCGTCCACAGGCCGCGGTACCGCTACCCGTTCTACGACCACCAGGGCAACGGGGAGCTGCTCTACGGTTATGGCGGCGCGCGGCTCTTCAAGTACACTGTCTTCAAGCCCGTCGAGGGGTACCTCCGGCGGTAGCGCCCACACCTGGCTTTACCACGCCCACACCTGTCTTTACCACGCCCACGGTGAGTAGTAACCCCGGCCACCACGCCCACGGTGAGTAGTAACCCCGGCCACCACGCCCACGGTGAGTAGTAACCCCAGCCACCACGCCCACGGTGAGTAGTAACCCTGGCCACCACGCCCACGGTGAGTAGTAACCCCGGCCACCACGCCCACGGTGAGTAGTAACCCCAGCCACCACGCCCACGGTGAGTAGTGACCCCAGTCACCACGCCCACGGTGAGTAGTAACCCCAGTCACCTCGCCCACGGTGACTAGTAACCCCGGCCACCAAGCCCACGGTGAGTAGTAACCCCAGCCACTACGCCCACGGTGAGTAGTAACCCCAGCCACCACGCCCACGGTGAGTAGTAACCCCAGCCACCACGCCTACGGTGAGTAGTAACCCCAGCCACTACGCCCACGGTGAGTAGTAACCCCAGCCACCACGCCTACGGTGAGTAGTAACCCCAGCCACTACGCCCACGGTGAGTAGTAACCCCAGCCACCACGCCCACGGTGAGTAGTAACCCCAGTCACCACGCCCACGGTGAGTAGTGACCCCGGCCACCACGCCCACGGTGAGTAGTAACCCCAGCCACCACGCCCACGGTGAGTAGTAACCCCAGCCACCACGCCCGCGGTGAGTAGTAACCCCGGCCACCACGCCCACGGTGAGTAGTAACCCCAGCCACCACGCCCACGGTGAGTAGTAACCCTGGCCACCACGCCCACGGTGAGTAGTGACCCCGGCCACCACGCCCACGGTGAGTAGTAACCCCAGCCACCACGCCTACGGTGAGTAGTAACCCCGGCCACCACGCCCACGGTGAGTAGTAACCCCAGCCACCACGCCCACGGTGAGTAGTGACCCCAGTCACCACGCCCACGGTGAGTAGTAACCCCAGTCACCTCGCCCACGGTGACTATAGTAACCCCGGCCACCAAGCCCACGGTGAGTAGTAACCCCAGCCACCACGCCCACGGTGAGTAGTAACCCCAGTCACCACGCCCACGGTGAGTAGTGACCCCGGCCACCACGCCCACGGTGAGTAGTAACCCCAGCCACCACGCCCACGGTGAGTAGTAACCCCGGCCACCACGCCCACGGTGAGTAGTAACCCCGGCCACCACGCCCACGGTGAGTAGTAACCCCAGCCACTACGCCCACGGTGAGTAGTAACCCCAGCCACCACGCCCACGGTGAGTAGTAACCCCGGCCACCACGCCCACGGTGAGTAGTAACCCCAGCCACTACGCCCACGGTGAGTAGTAACCCCGGCCACCACGCCCACGGTGAGTAGTAACCGCAGCCACCACGCCCACGGTGAGTAGTAACCCCGGCCACCACGCCCACGGTGAGTAGTAACCCTGGCCACCACGCCCACGGTGAGTAGTAACCCCGGCCACCACGCCCACGGTGAGTAGTAACCCCAGCCACCACGCCCACGATGAGTAGTAACCCTGGCCACCACGCCCACGGTGAGTAGTAACCCCGCCCACCACGCCCACGGTGACTAGTGACCCCGGCCACCACGCCCACGGTGACTAGTGACCCCGGCCACCACGCCCACGGTGACTAGTGACCCTGGCCACCACGCCCACGGTGACTAGTGACCCTGGCCACCACGCCCACGGTGAGTAGTAACCCCGGCTACCACGCCCACGGTGAGTAGTAACCCTGGCCACCACGCCCACGGTGACTAGTGACCCCGGCCACCACGCCCACGGTGAGTAGTAACCCCGGCCACCACGCCCACGGTGAGTAGTAACCCTGGCCATCACGCCCACGGTGACTAGTGACACCGGCCACCACGCCCACGGTGAATAGTAACAACGGCCACCACGCCCACTGTGACTAGTGACCCTGGCCACCACGCCCACGGTGAGTAGTAACCCCGGCTACCACGCCCACGGTGAGTAGTAACCCCGGCCACCACGCCCACGGTGAGTAATGACCACCgatcgattgataaagattaagccacacacgaggtggtacgggcatgaatagcccataattcATGCCCaccggctgtgcccgggtctctctccctcGGAATCagcacccttcaccactttcccttcaTTCTTGTTGAGGAAGGATTTTGTATTTAGCGAGCTTGGAAATTAGCGTAATTTGTCACTTCCTGCAAAGTTGGAACCTGTGGCTCGGACCCCGGCCACCCTATTTACTGACCATTCATCTCGCAATATTTCGTGAGGCTATAACCCCAAGCTAGCctcacgaaatatatatatataaatatttttaatatataatatatatacacacgtacATATACAAGTATACATGCAAATCAACCACTTGAGCGGAAAAGATATTTTCATCTGAGAATGTTTCCCAGAGTTATTCCCTTGGTCAGAGATGAGACACGACTAAGCACACAGACAGGGGAGAAGTCATGTAAAAGTTAATATGGAAGTAGCCGCTTTTATTTCTTCAATATTTCTAGAAATACTTGAAGCTAATTTTACGTGATCTTTTGAGATTCATTTTTTTTATGAACGTGACGTTGTGTACATCAAGTATTGCTAATTATTATATTAGGTAATAGATTATTATTTTCTGCTTTCCAAATATTTCATGAATTTATTCATATTTCATTAAGGCAACCTAGATGCAACTAATTTAACAGTAAGCCCAAAATAGTGTTGGTTGTGTAGCAAGAGTAGAGCAGATGGTGGCCTCTGGCATCAAACCCGCAAGTGTAGGCTACACTTTCTTAAAGTCTAATTATTTTAATGAATATAGAAATTAAGATATATATAGACACTAATTTTCCTAGCCAACTACATTCACTTATTTGTTAAAACACGAAGTGAATGTATTATGCATCTATGAATTAAACAGCGTTATTACTGGTCTTTTGTACACGtgcataacttttttttttttagaaaatcctGATATACGTAGTTCTTATAATAGATATTAAGGCTTCAACCTAAACTATTCTTTAATTCGCGTCTCGACTAACAATCGGGAACCCCGCGTGGGAATGACATGCTTGAGCacttttcctttcacccaattacCGCTTTTAAATTGTTAATATAAGTTATCACCGTTCCCCCAGCAGTAAAATGGTAGCCTGGAGGAGTGTGTGGGGTTCcatcctgggcagggtcagtaGTCCACTCTGGGAGAACCTCCACACAACcctaacatatatacatacaaaggCTGCCTGTCCCTGACAAAACTATTTATAAAAATTACGAATTATTTCAATACTGTGTAATGTATAGGTTTGGATAGAACAACCAGTGCTTTGTTCCATACGATGAAGTATGCAAAATTATAATCATAATTA contains the following coding sequences:
- the LOC123773850 gene encoding uncharacterized protein produces the protein MRMFLAFPVWWATVVVAAGAGAQPDAGYGLPPSYSYGKQPANVPDPHFQKVYELIYPYYQRPRYRYPFYDHQGNGELLYGYGGARLFKYTVFKPVEGYLRR